One segment of Acidovorax sp. DW039 DNA contains the following:
- a CDS encoding DUF4384 domain-containing protein: MTVSLLVLGALALSGCSTPMDPRRDRAFAEQASVTDRPTVRPTRSFSSFSDSLMCMDHMLRAAQVPTTLITSKQIPDYSGRVAVGSKDMVITALSQMSRLSNAFRYVDYEVDIARQDTVQNLTTILLNNNQIQLQRPALYISGAISFVDQNVTSNRFDSGISGPRVDLGYSQSRNATIIGLEMHLGDFRTRTLIPGLDSANEVIVSTGGQGLDLAGRIGTYGVQFNVGRDYTQGSGSAVRTLVDLATIELVGKWARIPYWQCLTLEQNHPDFQRQLRDWFNEGSPAVRLQLVTRSLISQGYLPAGAMAGVGAGAEPAATHSAALRTALSRFQADHGMVVTGVVDFPTYERALRNFVGLSPDGTLARIGWDSTHAAPTASVPPAEAVLPPVSTSSLMYGAAPVERSIDLQIENVLLDRTAFEVGEQIFLSATVSRASYLQCFLADATGTVLRLLPNQTNTTGWVSANQALRIPDWMSPNPGFVMDAASPGREGVACFATDEDSVSRLPEDLRGPPLKPIEKYRTLEKINEAFAASLGANGYTGNAIYWNVVPRRASAAAQPAPGKSGPPAARP, translated from the coding sequence ATGACAGTTTCGCTGCTCGTGCTCGGCGCGCTTGCACTCAGCGGTTGCAGCACGCCCATGGACCCACGGCGCGACAGGGCTTTTGCAGAGCAGGCTTCCGTGACCGACCGGCCTACGGTGCGCCCCACCCGGTCGTTCTCCAGCTTCTCCGACTCGCTCATGTGCATGGACCACATGCTGCGCGCCGCCCAGGTGCCCACCACGCTGATCACCAGCAAGCAGATTCCCGACTATTCGGGCCGCGTGGCAGTGGGCAGCAAGGACATGGTCATCACCGCGCTGTCGCAGATGTCCCGCCTGAGCAATGCCTTCCGCTATGTGGACTACGAAGTGGACATTGCCCGCCAGGACACGGTGCAAAACCTCACCACCATCCTGCTGAACAACAACCAGATCCAGCTGCAGCGGCCCGCGCTGTACATCTCCGGAGCCATCTCGTTTGTGGACCAGAACGTCACCAGCAACCGGTTTGACAGTGGCATCTCTGGCCCCCGCGTGGACCTGGGCTACAGCCAAAGCCGCAATGCCACCATCATCGGGCTGGAAATGCATCTGGGCGACTTCCGCACCCGCACGCTGATCCCTGGGCTGGACTCGGCCAATGAAGTCATTGTCAGCACGGGCGGGCAGGGGCTGGACCTGGCCGGGCGTATCGGCACCTACGGCGTGCAGTTCAACGTGGGGCGCGACTACACCCAGGGCTCTGGCAGCGCGGTGCGCACGCTGGTCGATCTGGCCACCATCGAACTCGTGGGCAAATGGGCGCGCATTCCCTATTGGCAATGCCTCACGCTGGAGCAGAACCACCCCGACTTCCAGCGCCAGCTGCGGGACTGGTTCAACGAGGGATCGCCGGCAGTACGCCTGCAGCTGGTCACACGCTCGCTCATCAGCCAGGGCTACCTGCCCGCCGGTGCCATGGCGGGCGTGGGCGCCGGGGCAGAACCCGCGGCCACACACAGCGCAGCCTTGCGCACCGCGCTCTCGCGCTTTCAGGCCGACCATGGCATGGTGGTGACGGGGGTGGTGGACTTTCCCACCTACGAGCGCGCGCTGCGCAACTTTGTCGGCCTCTCGCCGGATGGCACCCTGGCGCGCATCGGATGGGATTCCACCCACGCTGCTCCCACCGCATCGGTGCCCCCTGCAGAGGCTGTGCTGCCGCCCGTGTCCACCAGCAGCCTGATGTACGGGGCTGCACCGGTTGAGCGCAGCATTGACCTGCAGATTGAAAACGTGCTGCTGGACCGCACGGCCTTTGAAGTGGGCGAGCAGATATTCCTGTCGGCCACCGTGTCACGGGCCTCTTACCTGCAGTGCTTCCTGGCAGATGCCACGGGCACGGTGTTGCGCCTTTTGCCCAACCAGACCAACACCACCGGATGGGTCTCGGCCAACCAGGCACTGCGCATTCCAGACTGGATGAGCCCCAACCCCGGATTTGTGATGGACGCCGCCAGCCCCGGTCGCGAAGGAGTGGCCTGCTTTGCGACCGATGAAGACAGCGTCTCCAGGCTGCCGGAAGACCTGCGCGGCCCGCCGCTCAAGCCCATCGAGAAGTACCGGACCCTGGAGAAGATCAACGAAGCCTTCGCGGCAAGCCTGGGAGCGAACGGCTATACCGGCAACGCCATTTACTGGAACGTGGTGCCCCGGCGCGCCAGTGCGGCGGCCCAGCCAGCACCAGGCAAGTCTGGCCCTCCTGCCGCACGCCCATGA
- a CDS encoding MltA domain-containing protein, protein MKLTLLRLVATALIVGTLVACSTPPAPSPSYPGGLPAPLPTTPYAVPGDTGPLPPPLAQPKSRWTPVRWAELPGFGDDALHEAWNAWIKSCERPVAPFTALCSEVRQLSIATADEQRAWMVARLQPYRVEAVDGNPDGLLTAYYEPMMEASRVPGNGFTVPIYRLPAGFGARKPWYTRQQIETLPEAQAALQGRAIAWLRDPVESMVLHIQGSGRLRITEADGSTSLVRVAYAGTNDQPYGSIGRWLLDQGYTRDATWPGIRAWLAANPQRTNELMWTNPRYVFFKEEPLVGMDAAFGPRGAQGVALTPGRSIAVDRQSIPYGTPVWLASSGPQLQLNRLVLAQDTGSAILGAVRADYFTGWGPEAGDIAGRLKQNLRLWVLWPR, encoded by the coding sequence ATGAAATTGACACTCCTGCGCCTGGTTGCAACGGCGCTGATTGTAGGAACGCTTGTTGCGTGCTCCACCCCTCCTGCGCCATCCCCTTCGTACCCTGGGGGCTTGCCTGCACCTTTGCCCACCACGCCTTACGCAGTGCCCGGTGACACGGGGCCACTGCCACCTCCTTTGGCCCAACCCAAGAGCCGGTGGACTCCTGTGCGCTGGGCCGAACTGCCAGGCTTTGGCGACGATGCCTTGCATGAGGCCTGGAATGCCTGGATCAAGAGCTGCGAGCGCCCCGTGGCTCCGTTCACTGCGCTGTGCAGCGAGGTGCGCCAGCTCAGCATTGCCACGGCCGACGAGCAGCGTGCCTGGATGGTGGCGCGCCTGCAGCCCTACCGCGTGGAGGCCGTCGATGGCAACCCGGATGGCCTGCTGACCGCTTACTACGAGCCCATGATGGAGGCCTCCCGGGTGCCGGGCAATGGCTTCACCGTGCCCATCTACCGCCTGCCCGCAGGCTTTGGCGCCCGCAAGCCCTGGTACACCCGCCAGCAGATCGAGACCCTGCCCGAAGCCCAGGCCGCGCTGCAAGGCCGTGCCATTGCGTGGCTGCGAGACCCGGTGGAGTCCATGGTGCTGCACATCCAGGGATCGGGCCGCCTGCGCATCACCGAGGCGGACGGTTCCACCAGCCTGGTGCGGGTGGCCTATGCGGGCACCAACGACCAGCCCTACGGCAGCATTGGCCGCTGGCTGCTGGACCAGGGCTACACCCGCGACGCCACCTGGCCCGGCATTCGCGCCTGGCTGGCTGCCAACCCGCAGCGCACCAATGAGTTGATGTGGACCAACCCGCGCTATGTGTTCTTCAAAGAGGAACCGCTGGTGGGCATGGACGCGGCCTTTGGCCCGCGTGGCGCGCAGGGTGTGGCCCTCACGCCCGGTCGTTCGATCGCCGTGGACCGGCAGAGCATTCCCTACGGCACGCCGGTATGGCTGGCCTCCAGCGGCCCGCAGCTGCAACTCAATCGCCTTGTTCTGGCCCAGGACACGGGCAGCGCCATTCTGGGCGCGGTGCGCGCAGACTACTTCACCGGCTGGGGGCCTGAGGCTGGTGATATTGCCGGGCGGCTCAAGCAAAACCTGCGTCTGTGGGTGCTGTGGCCGCGTTGA
- a CDS encoding OmpA family protein: MRKHLLLGATAAVILATGCASMDDTQRRTATGAGIGAVAGAVLGSATGGSAGTGAVVGAGVGALGTYIWSQNMERQKREMEQATRGTGIAVTQTPDNQLMLNIPSDISFAVGRSDIQSNFAPVLDQFAAGLRNNPNTDVRIVGHTDSTGSDAVNNPLSVDRAASTRSYLVARGVDGRRIAIDGVGSRYPIASNDTADGRARNRRVEIFMGERAR; the protein is encoded by the coding sequence ATCCGCAAACACCTTCTTCTGGGCGCGACAGCCGCCGTGATACTGGCCACAGGCTGCGCAAGCATGGACGATACCCAGAGGCGCACCGCCACTGGGGCGGGTATTGGCGCCGTAGCTGGCGCCGTTCTTGGCTCAGCCACGGGTGGCAGCGCAGGCACAGGAGCGGTCGTGGGTGCGGGCGTTGGCGCCTTGGGCACCTACATCTGGTCGCAGAACATGGAACGCCAAAAGCGCGAGATGGAGCAGGCCACGCGCGGCACAGGCATCGCAGTCACGCAGACGCCCGACAACCAGCTCATGCTCAACATCCCCAGCGACATCTCTTTCGCGGTGGGCCGCTCGGACATTCAATCCAACTTTGCCCCGGTGCTGGACCAGTTCGCTGCCGGCCTGCGCAACAACCCGAACACCGACGTGCGCATCGTCGGGCATACCGACAGCACTGGCAGCGACGCGGTGAACAACCCCTTGTCGGTGGACCGCGCCGCCAGCACCCGCAGCTATCTGGTAGCGCGGGGTGTAGATGGACGGCGCATTGCCATTGACGGCGTGGGCTCGCGCTATCCCATCGCCAGCAACGACACGGCCGATGGGCGCGCCCGCAACCGGCGGGTGGAGATCTTTATGGGAGAGCGGGCGCGCTAA
- a CDS encoding response regulator → MEPVSNATVYIVDDDAGVREALAWLLRSRRLPSESFESAEAFDAMLQTRTAQRQPCCLLLDVRMPGMSGLALFDLLAARGALQTMPVIFLTGHADVPTAVDAVKRGAFDFCEKPFSDNALVDRIEQALAQSEERLAQLRERSGLQERLRELTDRERDVMDLVVAGLPNKLIADQLDISVRTVEVHRSRVFDKMHVKSAVELANLLRSAQ, encoded by the coding sequence ATGGAACCCGTATCCAACGCCACCGTGTACATCGTGGACGACGACGCAGGGGTGCGTGAAGCACTGGCCTGGTTGTTGCGCTCACGCAGGCTGCCCAGCGAGTCGTTCGAGAGCGCTGAAGCATTTGATGCGATGCTGCAGACCCGCACCGCGCAGCGCCAGCCCTGCTGCCTGCTGCTGGATGTCCGCATGCCTGGCATGAGCGGCCTGGCCCTGTTTGATCTGCTGGCTGCCCGGGGTGCCCTGCAGACCATGCCTGTGATCTTTCTTACCGGCCATGCGGATGTACCCACCGCGGTGGACGCCGTCAAACGCGGTGCCTTTGACTTTTGCGAAAAGCCGTTTTCGGACAATGCACTGGTAGACCGTATCGAGCAGGCGCTGGCGCAGTCAGAGGAACGGCTGGCCCAATTGCGTGAGCGCAGCGGCCTGCAAGAACGCCTGCGGGAGCTGACCGACCGTGAGCGCGACGTCATGGACCTGGTGGTGGCAGGCCTGCCCAACAAGCTCATTGCCGACCAGCTCGACATCAGCGTGCGCACGGTAGAAGTGCACCGCTCCCGCGTGTTCGACAAGATGCATGTCAAGTCCGCGGTAGAGCTGGCCAACCTGCTGCGGTCCGCGCAGTGA
- a CDS encoding ATP-binding protein, with amino-acid sequence MSATSRALWRRWRSAWRRWSLWTALIALVVSMLVTMVWLAGRYEASQVQARLERDAADAVSDIRAALSRNLQSLQALNAGEPGLLAWEVEASDVLRNQRELVRIEWRDSAMRLRTHVQSPYRSVLWDRGLRDNNNSEASQACATAKRLSSPAYSASYYQPHVDGLGSELMELCLPLSNSGRTSGYLVATYALQSVLADMVGASLTRSQEASFTEPDGTRLAVLGASRRGTRMFTAQQLLDLPGTTLVLRMDSWHTAPSVFPNVLTALVTAMSIALVTVMVVLVRDNRRRLRAERDLGDALAFRKAMEDSLVTGLRARDLQGRITYVNPAFCEMVGFTPQELLGHSVSAPYWPPERVEEYRQRQAIRFAGNMPPREGFESEFMRKDGTRFPVLIIEAPLINAQGLHTGWMSAFLDISEQRRVEELSRASQERLQATARLATVGEMASLLSHELNQPLAAISSYATGSLNLLDPSAGGQTPPSPQDLEDVRMAMRQIARQAERAGRVIKSVHDFVRRRDQAREAVPAQQLIDAILPLVNLQARKLGVRVHTLVEPGLPSVYCDRTMVEQVLLNLARNAMQAMDDPSIHTRLLDIRVRRAASNRHNGWLEFSVTDGGAGIPPEVGEKLFTPFFTTRSEGMGLGLSLCRTVVEQHGGYLGFAPHEPRGTVFTFTLPAYQPAKH; translated from the coding sequence GTGAGCGCCACATCCCGAGCCCTGTGGCGCCGCTGGCGCAGTGCGTGGCGGCGCTGGTCGCTGTGGACGGCGCTGATTGCACTGGTGGTGTCCATGCTGGTCACCATGGTGTGGCTGGCGGGGCGCTACGAGGCAAGCCAGGTGCAGGCCCGGCTGGAGCGGGACGCCGCTGATGCGGTGTCGGACATCCGCGCGGCGCTGAGCCGCAACCTGCAGAGCCTGCAGGCGCTCAACGCCGGAGAACCCGGCCTGCTGGCCTGGGAAGTGGAGGCTTCTGACGTGCTGCGCAACCAGCGCGAACTGGTGCGCATTGAGTGGCGCGACAGCGCGATGCGCCTGCGCACCCATGTGCAGTCGCCCTACCGGTCGGTGCTGTGGGACCGGGGCCTGCGTGACAACAACAATTCGGAAGCCAGCCAGGCCTGCGCGACGGCCAAACGCCTGAGCAGCCCGGCCTACTCGGCCAGCTATTACCAGCCGCATGTGGACGGACTGGGGTCGGAGCTGATGGAGCTGTGCCTGCCGCTGAGCAACAGTGGCCGCACCTCGGGTTATCTGGTGGCCACCTATGCCCTGCAGTCAGTGCTGGCAGACATGGTGGGTGCCAGCCTCACGCGCAGCCAGGAGGCCTCTTTTACGGAACCCGATGGCACTCGACTGGCGGTGCTGGGGGCATCGCGCCGCGGCACGCGCATGTTCACGGCGCAGCAGTTGCTCGATTTGCCGGGCACGACCCTGGTGTTGCGCATGGACAGCTGGCACACCGCGCCCAGCGTGTTTCCCAACGTGCTCACCGCCCTCGTGACGGCCATGTCGATTGCCCTGGTGACCGTGATGGTGGTGCTGGTGCGCGACAACCGCCGCCGCCTGCGGGCGGAGCGGGACCTGGGCGATGCGCTGGCTTTTCGCAAGGCGATGGAGGATTCCCTGGTCACCGGCCTGCGGGCGCGCGACCTGCAGGGCCGCATCACCTACGTCAATCCGGCGTTCTGCGAGATGGTGGGCTTTACCCCGCAGGAGTTGCTGGGGCACAGCGTGTCGGCGCCCTACTGGCCACCGGAGCGTGTGGAGGAATACCGCCAGCGCCAGGCCATCCGCTTTGCGGGCAACATGCCGCCGCGGGAAGGCTTTGAATCAGAGTTCATGCGCAAGGACGGCACCCGCTTTCCGGTGCTCATCATCGAGGCTCCACTCATCAACGCGCAGGGCCTGCACACGGGCTGGATGAGCGCGTTTCTGGACATCAGCGAGCAGCGGCGGGTGGAAGAACTCTCGCGCGCCTCGCAAGAACGGCTGCAGGCCACGGCGCGCCTGGCCACGGTGGGAGAGATGGCCTCGCTCCTGAGCCATGAGCTGAACCAGCCTCTGGCCGCCATCTCCAGCTACGCCACCGGTTCGCTCAATCTGCTGGACCCTTCTGCGGGGGGGCAGACACCTCCCAGCCCGCAAGACCTGGAAGATGTGCGCATGGCCATGCGCCAGATTGCGCGCCAGGCCGAGCGCGCAGGCCGTGTGATCAAGAGCGTGCATGACTTCGTGCGTCGGCGCGACCAGGCGCGTGAGGCCGTACCAGCCCAGCAGCTCATCGATGCCATCCTGCCTCTGGTCAACCTTCAGGCCCGCAAGCTGGGGGTGCGTGTGCACACCCTGGTGGAGCCCGGCCTGCCATCGGTCTATTGCGACCGCACCATGGTGGAACAAGTGTTGCTGAACCTGGCCCGCAACGCCATGCAGGCGATGGATGATCCTTCCATCCACACGCGGCTGCTGGACATTCGCGTCCGGCGTGCAGCCTCCAATCGGCACAACGGGTGGCTGGAGTTTTCTGTGACCGACGGCGGCGCGGGCATTCCCCCGGAGGTCGGAGAAAAGCTGTTCACACCGTTCTTTACCACCCGCAGCGAAGGCATGGGCCTGGGCCTGAGTCTGTGCCGCACCGTGGTGGAACAACACGGTGGATACCTTGGCTTTGCGCCCCACGAGCCGCGTGGTACGGTATTCACTTTCACCCTGCCCGCTTACCAACCTGCCAAACACTGA
- a CDS encoding carbon-nitrogen hydrolase family protein, whose product MKVAAIQMVSCPRPLDNLALAYQLLSQAAQAGAELAVLPEYFCIMGLRDTDKLAHQEDFGSGPIQDFLARSARELGLWIVGGTLPLRTHDPQRVRNTTLVFAPDGRCVARYDKIHLFWFDNGKDQFHEGRVIEPGDNAPVQFDLPARDGHCWRVGLSVCYDLRFPELFRAHAKAGADLLLVPSAFTHTTGQAHWEVLLRARAIENLAYVVAPAQGGVHENGRHTWGQSLVADPWGLVLAQQAQEPGVVLADLEPERVRSVRQQLPALSHRIL is encoded by the coding sequence ATGAAAGTCGCTGCCATTCAGATGGTGTCCTGCCCCCGGCCCCTGGATAACCTGGCGCTTGCATACCAACTGCTCTCACAGGCTGCGCAGGCGGGGGCTGAGCTGGCGGTTCTGCCTGAATACTTCTGCATCATGGGCCTGCGCGACACAGACAAGCTGGCGCACCAGGAAGACTTCGGCAGCGGCCCCATTCAGGACTTTCTGGCCCGCAGCGCCCGTGAACTGGGCCTGTGGATTGTGGGCGGAACGCTGCCCCTGCGCACCCATGATCCGCAGCGGGTGCGCAACACCACCCTGGTGTTTGCGCCGGATGGGCGCTGCGTGGCCCGCTACGACAAGATCCACCTCTTCTGGTTTGACAACGGAAAAGACCAGTTCCACGAAGGCCGTGTCATCGAGCCCGGCGACAACGCCCCGGTGCAGTTTGACTTGCCCGCGCGTGATGGGCATTGCTGGCGTGTGGGGCTTTCGGTCTGCTACGACCTGCGTTTTCCGGAACTGTTTCGTGCCCATGCCAAGGCCGGAGCGGATCTGCTGCTGGTGCCCAGCGCCTTCACGCACACCACAGGCCAGGCCCACTGGGAGGTGCTGCTGCGCGCCAGGGCCATCGAAAACCTGGCCTATGTGGTGGCTCCTGCGCAGGGCGGTGTGCATGAGAACGGCCGCCACACCTGGGGACAGAGTCTGGTGGCTGACCCGTGGGGGCTGGTGCTGGCGCAACAGGCCCAGGAGCCGGGCGTAGTGCTGGCCGATCTGGAGCCTGAGCGTGTGCGCAGCGTGCGCCAGCAGTTGCCTGCTCTTTCGCACCGCATCCTGTGA